In Planctomycetaceae bacterium, a single window of DNA contains:
- a CDS encoding VOC family protein translates to MQAVPPITGISEIVLSVNDLTEMRDFYVRVLGFRLHSQLSLESLVPDPDGVPTIAFLSISETQTPLGLAGHPQLFVLIDHRRHVHARKRFAGHDVSRSTLNHLAFEIPPESFGQHAKRLCDLGIEVSYASFPAMNAKAVFFKDPEGNVLELICHHPASIRS, encoded by the coding sequence ATGCAGGCAGTCCCTCCGATCACTGGTATTTCAGAAATCGTGTTAAGCGTCAATGACCTGACAGAGATGCGGGACTTCTATGTCCGAGTCCTGGGGTTTCGATTGCACAGCCAGTTGTCGCTGGAGTCACTGGTTCCGGATCCGGATGGCGTTCCGACAATCGCTTTCCTGAGTATCAGTGAAACGCAAACCCCTCTGGGACTTGCTGGACATCCACAGCTCTTTGTCCTGATCGACCATCGCCGCCATGTCCACGCAAGAAAGCGATTTGCCGGACATGATGTCTCACGGTCGACGCTCAATCATCTGGCGTTTGAGATTCCTCCTGAGTCCTTCGGGCAGCACGCCAAACGACTTTGCGACCTCGGGATTGAAGTTTCGTATGCCAGTTTTCCGGCGATGAATGCAAAGGCCGTCTTTTTCAAGGACCCGGAGGGAAATGTTCTGGAACTGATCTGCCATCACCCGGCTTCGATCCGGAGCTAG
- a CDS encoding DUF1559 domain-containing protein yields MNDVTVSSSARRGVSLPEVLVVLAVIGLLTALVLPAVQSARAMARRTECSNNLRQIGIAAHQYHEQHGSLPPCSAGGLLFSVLPYVEQQMRFENASESLAHQDLARSHDILGGITTYICPDDILCDPEGGASYVLNKGSIPPTEERAGFNQFSNGVRFREVTDGLSQTAFVSESVNTAFDLMSPDPYDGPRGLGVWLTWAPTPCDLSFKWMADRCSEDADARPADYGSSGGRVLSLTNGYNHALPPHRGSCFSGTNPCFIDVISAVSGHIGGVNVLLADGSVRFASASIDRDLWTSIGTIHNGDQVTEW; encoded by the coding sequence ATGAACGACGTCACGGTTTCATCGAGTGCTCGCAGAGGAGTGTCGCTGCCCGAGGTTCTTGTGGTACTGGCCGTGATCGGCCTGCTGACAGCCCTTGTGTTACCCGCAGTGCAGTCGGCGAGGGCAATGGCACGGCGAACCGAATGTTCGAATAACCTGCGACAAATCGGCATCGCAGCCCACCAATATCATGAACAACACGGCTCGCTCCCGCCCTGCAGTGCCGGAGGCTTGTTGTTCAGCGTCCTGCCATACGTTGAGCAGCAGATGCGATTCGAAAACGCTTCCGAATCACTGGCCCACCAGGACTTGGCCAGATCTCATGATATTCTGGGTGGGATCACCACATATATTTGCCCGGACGACATTCTTTGTGATCCCGAAGGTGGGGCAAGTTATGTCCTCAACAAAGGGTCCATACCTCCAACCGAAGAGAGGGCTGGGTTCAATCAGTTCAGTAACGGTGTCAGATTCAGAGAAGTCACGGATGGTCTCTCCCAGACAGCCTTTGTCAGTGAAAGCGTCAACACCGCCTTCGACCTGATGTCTCCGGATCCATATGATGGCCCACGTGGCCTGGGCGTTTGGCTTACCTGGGCCCCGACTCCCTGTGACTTATCATTCAAGTGGATGGCCGATCGCTGTTCAGAGGATGCGGATGCACGACCGGCGGACTACGGAAGTTCCGGCGGACGAGTGCTGTCGCTTACCAATGGATATAATCATGCCCTGCCACCCCATCGAGGCTCCTGTTTTTCAGGAACGAATCCCTGCTTTATCGATGTAATATCGGCCGTCAGTGGACACATTGGAGGCGTCAATGTCCTTCTGGCAGATGGATCGGTCAGGTTTGCTTCCGCCTCAATTGATCGCGATCTGTGGACATCCATTGGAACCATCCACAACGGAGATCAGGTGACCGAATGGTAA